From Populus trichocarpa isolate Nisqually-1 chromosome 19, P.trichocarpa_v4.1, whole genome shotgun sequence, a single genomic window includes:
- the LOC18108345 gene encoding uncharacterized protein LOC18108345 yields the protein MNSGSAAKIRFVRCPKCRQVLVEPQDIPVYKCGGCGTHLQVKIRKSNPEVATSGLHETDAAQKNRSDHISEAKESSSSNHEENFLSPGECSPDQLNGGDCAASGDFDLDHLSGANLPEELQRSGSDRNGSGDFDSKQPGGVNSSHNQKNEIDKNDPGDSDNEHVVGVGSSNEHQQNGSGQNETEDCVDLKVIGTSLSSDDQETGNDSNESPECDHEQPEIFNEVQIQQIESGDCNDEQLRGMGVISTEAQNDWSDRNDSSDCNVEQAGFSYKVCSPTKLDEEQSQLAAAKPKAEVNEGGIQQNESGAFSDEQLGSVNLSTEAEDDRSDQNDSLDFSIEQAGSDESSPLTVTKAELDAHSDSDGTSNDVCSPTRRAHLKNKEPPPLAGAKKEVEVSDESSPLTVTKAELDAHSDSDGTSNDVCSPTRRAHLKNKEPPPLAGAKKEVEVSDESSPLTVTKAELDAHSDSDGTSNDVCSPTRRAHLKNKEPPPLAGAKKEVEVSDGSSPLTVTKAELDAHSDSDGTSNDVCSPTRRAHLKNEEPSPLAASEVEVSDGSSQLAATKAELDAHSDSDGTSNDDCSLTKLALLENKELSSVEGEKSEAGASNESSQLAGAKALLDASKESGSDFIKSSIEKSVDKEGASVVAAQRPAGESISSDIFVTSPNEQLEKLHETGRHDFDRVQCTDTFKTMDLIDPSSELSDSLIDLSKSPATRSSRAYYDDTVSSYEGTDDQLPDRPKHPFRNTHKQANHAASNERPRSEKFVANSSLEMQHHLKNHTSIISDNNHRALKSSKLNHDELVEHTRVAHPARNWRRLEKDEYPSQAPFYQRDFLAGYDNGSPSNQNNNESRSNPYFHSREKAAYTEQEKMKLLEMIYELQDQVNVLNGKEKGRVAPGVTWKDHNPSYNDHLEQVIFDDLDYLSYPGRFRGGRNWHQQSKYSQIPFSAEVASNRNQVDHLCCCPQDCRLAQLPPPNLHHNRVFCKAQDHVEFYHSYGSCPSTPQRHADSEFSIYRRETLSDDHRRRDQEVKKYVTKKHHLAKRHLLPLAGGAPFITCFFCFKQLQLPADFLLSKRKYHQLRCGVCLEVLRFSLISRTHLVPYTPTADAPPPSEVDEHSGGLHRRISASSSHASNCPNMDPVSCSEDYGLPFCKSGSTDGDPVQTSLRSAESSLNERRKNLKEKHELSGPSSSMSKTKKVSSEIEELPRKGGGGSPLHRLMGYSSPSRLIYGYEPSCSSWYYPTED from the exons ATGAACAGTGGATCAGCTGCTAAAATTCGGTTTGTCAGATGTCCTAAATGTCGGCAGGTTCTTGTGGAGCCACAAGATATTCCAGTCTACAAATGTGGTGGCTGTGGCACACATCTTCAAG TGAAAATTCGAAAAAGTAACCCTGAAGTCGCAACTTCTGGCCTGCATGAAACAGATGCTGCTCAGAAAAATAGATCAGATCATATTTCTGAAGCTAAGGAATCCAGCAGCTcaaatcatgaagaaaattttctttCCCCTGGGGAATGTTCTCCAGACCAACTCAATGGGGGGGATTGTGCTGCATCTGGCGATTTTGATCTTGATCATCTCAGTGGTGCAAACTTACCAGAAGAACTGCAAAGGAGTGGAAGTGATCGAAATGGTTCTGGAGATTTTGATAGTAAGCAACCTGGAGGTGTGAACTCATCACACAACCAAAAGAATGAGATTGATAAAAATGATCCAGGGGACTCTGATAATGAGCATGTTGTAGGTGTAGGCTCATCCAATGAACACCAACAGAATGGGAGTGGTCAAAATGAGACTGAGGATTGTGTTGATTTGAAGGTAATAGGCACAAGCTTGTCAAGTGATGATCAGGAAACAGGAAATGATTCAAATGAATCTCCAGAGTGTGATCATGAACAGCCTGAAATTTTCAATGAAGTTCAAATCCAACAAATTGAATCTGGGGATTGCAATGATGAGCAACTTAGAGGTATGGGGGTCATATCAACTGAAGCACAAAATGACTGGAGTGATCGAAATGATTCTTCTGATTGCAATGTTGAACAGGCTGGGTTTTCCTATAAAGTTTGTTCGCCTACCAAACTTGATGAAGAGCAGTCCCAACTGGCGGCAGCAAAACCAAAAGCTGAAGTCAATGAAGGTGGGATTCAACAAAATGAGTCTGGAGCTTTCAGTGATGAGCAACTTGGAAGTGTGAACTTATCAACAGAAGCAGAAGATGACAGGAGTGATCAAAATGATTCCTTGGATTTCAGCATTGAACAGGCTGGAAGTGATGAAAGCTCACCATTAACAGTCACAAAAGCAGAATTAGATGCTCACAGTGATAGTGATGGAACTTCCAACGATGTTTGTTCTCCCACCAGACGTGCTCATCTCAAGAACAAAGAGCCACCCCCACTAGCAGGagcaaaaaaagaagttgaagtgAGTGATGAAAGCTCACCATTAACAGTCACAAAAGCAGAATTAGATGCTCACAGTGATAGTGATGGAACTTCCAACGATGTTTGTTCTCCCACCAGACGTGCTCATCTCAAGAACAAAGAGCCACCCCCACTAGCAGGagcaaaaaaagaagttgaagtgAGTGATGAAAGCTCACCATTAACAGTCACAAAAGCAGAATTAGATGCTCACAGTGATAGTGATGGAACTTCCAACGATGTTTGTTCTCCCACCAGACGTGCTCATCTCAAGAACAAAGAGCCACCCCCACTAGCAGGagcaaaaaaagaagttgaagtgAGTGATGGAAGCTCACCATTAACAGTCACAAAAGCAGAATTAGATGCTCACAGTGATAGTGATGGAACTTCCAACGATGTTTGTTCTCCCACCAGACGTGCTCATCTCAAGAACGAAGAGCCATCCCCACTAGCAGCATCAGAAGTTGAAGTGAGTGATGGAAGCTCACAATTAGCAGCCACAAAAGCAGAATTAGATGCTCACAGTGATAGTGATGGAACTTCCAACGATGATTGTTCACTCACCAAACTTGCTCTTCTTGAGAACAAAGAGTTGTCTTCAGTGGAAGGGGAAAAATCAGAAGCTGGAGCCAGTAATGAAAGCTCACAATTAGCAGGAGCAAAAGCATTACTAGATGCTTCCAAAGAGAGTGGTTCTGATTTCATAAAATCAAGTATTGAGAAGTCAGTTGACAAGGAGGGTGCTTCAGTTGTCGCTGCTCAAAGGCCTGCAGGAGAAAGCATTTCATCAGACATTTTTGTAACTTCGCCAAATGAACAGCTAGAGAAGCTTCATGAAACAGGTCGCCATGATTTTGACCGTGTACAGTGTACAGATACATTCAAAACTATGGATTTGATTGACCCCAGCTCTGAGTTAAGTGACAGTCTTATAGACTTGTCTAAATCCCCAGCCACCAGAAGCTCTCGGGCTTACTATGATGACACTGTCTCTTCATATGAAGGAACAGATGATCAATTACCTGATCGACCCAAGCATCCATTTAGAAATACTCATAAGCAAGCAAATCATGCAGCTTCCAATGAGAGACCCAGAAGCGAAAAGTTCGTGGCGAATAGCAGTTTGGAAATGCAGCATCACTTGAAGAATCATACATCAATTATTTCTGATAATAATCACCGTGCCTTGAAATCCAGCAAACTAAATCATGATGAATTGGTAGAGCACACAAGGGTTGCCCATCCAGCTAGAAACTGGAGAAGACTGGAGAAGGATGAATATCCATCTCAGGCTCCTTTCTATCAAAGAGACTTCTTGGCTGGCTATGATAATGGGAGCCCTTCCAATCAAAACAACAATGAATCCCGTTCCAATCCGTACTTTCATTCACGTGAAAAGGCTGCATACACTGAACAGGAGAAGATGAAACTGTTGGAAATGATTTATGAATTGCAGGATCAAGTTAACGTTCTGAATGGAAAGGAAAAAGGGAGGGTTGCTCCAGGGGTCACTTGGAAGGACCATAATCCCAGTTACAATGATCATCTGGAGCAGGTAATTTTCGATGACTTAGACTATCTGAGTTATCCTGGAAGATTCAGAGGGGGGCGCAACTGGCATCAACAGAGTAAATACTCCCAAATACCTTTCTCAGCAGAGGTAGCAAGCAATCGAAACCAAGTTGATCACTTGTGTTGCTGTCCCCAAGACTGTCGCTTGGCACAACTACCTCCACCTAACCTTCATCATAATAGAGTGTTTTGCAAGGCCCAAGATCATGTCGAATTTTACCATTCCTATGGTTCTTGTCCCTCAACTCCACAACGGCATGCTGACTCTGAGTTTTCCATATATAGGCGTGAAACACTTTCTGATGACCACAGGCGTAGGGATCAGGAGGTAAAGAAGTATGTAACGAAGAAACATCACTTGGCTAAGCGGCACCTCCTGCCCCTGGCAGGTGGAGCCCCTttcataacatgttttttttgcttcaaacaGCTTCAGCTACCTGcagattttcttctttctaaaaGGAAGTACCACCAGCTAAGATGTGGTGTCTGTTTGGAAGTACTTAGATTTTCACTTATAAGCAGGACTCATCTAGTTCCATATACACCGACTGCTGATGCACCTCCACCAAGTGAGGTTGATGAGCATAGTGGCGGTCTTCATAGGAGAATTTCAGCTTCATCTTCTCATGCCAGCAATTGTCCCAACATGGATCCTGTGTCATGTTCTGAAGATTATGGACTTCCATTCTGTAAAAGCGGTTCCACTGATGGGGATCCTGTCCAGACATCATTACGTTCAGCTGAAAGCAGCCTGAATGAGCGTCGGAAGAATCTCAAGGAAAAGCATGAATTATCTGGACCTTCTTCTAGCATgtccaaaacaaagaaagtaTCTTCAGAAATTGAGGAGCTGCCAAggaaaggaggaggaggttcCCCACTTCACCGACTCATGGGTTATTCCTCACCAAGTCGACTGATATATGGTTATGAACCATCTTGTTCAAGTTGGTACTATCCAACAGAAGACTAA
- the LOC112325373 gene encoding uncharacterized protein LOC112325373 isoform X2, which translates to MALPIKEIKTYHFYPSLRARACRVWISKFNGQPRSFNCVFVDNQGGAIQGLAKARDLPTFAATIIEGNHYEIKGFYTYENRAVNIVVAANNAIIDLKSNTKIAAIEPIQPYVPRYYFKFIDYANIITNSKGSRILTDVIGRLKALQPLEQVMVRGKMLENKREFMLENICGEELHITLWGDSAQDFDELALRNLPSPVIIAFAGFRVTEFKGKPNLNSTDASLWYFNPDIPECSTYKHFCPKCNKKLSWGENIYTCVDHDAITSLPVPWFRLECIVTDGEDVTNFLLFGKTAENFFGSSAYHYVYDKKFIDPSVIPPAMAAKLNKSMIFQLRFGAFGFTTNNRCEIIITNIFDDTTNKNIHPLETPLIEAKSSTTSKTSTPLSSTKQVLIGPCTPQNTITQLKIASSSLKTPSRNISLNKETSLNYEARRALDFEATTQQLSIDDQCGNVIEAEGSLGNIATSDTFDHLLPHLKKQRTKSSSSSKEN; encoded by the exons ATGGCTCTACCTATAAAAGAGATTAAAACATACCACTTCTACCCTTCATTACGAGCGAGGGCATGTCGTGTTTGGATTTCTAAATTTAATGGCCAGCCAAGaagttttaattgtgtttttgttgataatcag GGTGGAGCTATTCAAGGTTTAGCTAAAGCAAGGGATCTCCCAACATTTGCAGCAACAATTATTGAAGGAAATCACTATGAAATCAAAGGATTTTATACTTATGAAAACAGAGCAGTAAACATAGTAGTTGCTGCCAATAATGCTATAATTGATCTCAAATCTAACACAAAAATTGCAGCCATTGAACCTATTCAACCTTACGTTCCTAGATACTACTTCAAATTTATTGACTATGCAAATATTATCACCAATTCAAAAGGATCCAGAATTCTTACAG ATGTCATTGGAAGACTTAAAGCATTGCAACCACTCGAACAAGTTATGGTTCGTGGAAAGATGCTCGAAAATAAGAGAGAATTCATGCTTGAGAACATATG TGGAGAGGAGCTTCACATAACTCTTTGGGGCGATAGTGCCCAAGACTTTGATGAACTCGCTCTTCGCAACCTACCATCTCCAGTCATCATTGCGTTTGCTGGATTTCGTGTCACAGAATTTAAGG GAAAACCAAATCTTAACAGTACAGATGCCTCTCTTTGGTACTTCAATCCAGACATACCAGAATGTTCAACATATAAACATTT CTGTccaaaatgcaacaaaaaactTAGTTGGGGCGAAAACATTTACACATGCGTGGATCATGATGCTATCACCTCTCTTCCAGTTCCATG GTTTCGCTTAGAATGCATTGTTACTGATGGAGAAGATGTCACTAATTTCCTTCTATTTGGGAAAACTGCTGAGAACTTTTTTGGATCATCAGCCTACCATTATGtctatgataaaaaatttattgatccTTCAGTTATTCCTCCTGCCATGGCAGCAAAGTTAAACAAAAGCATGATTTTTCAGCTTCGTTTTGGTGCTTTCGGATTCACCACCAACAACAGATGTGAAATTATCATTACTAATATCTTTGATGACACCACAAATAAGAACATCCATCCTCTAGAGACACCACTTATAGAAGCTAAATCATCTACTACATCCAAGACATCTACTCCATTAAGCTCTACAAAACAGGTTCTTATAGGTCCATGTACTCCACAAAATACAATCACACAACTCAAGATTGCTTCTAGTTCCTTGAAGACACCATCCCGGAACATATCGCTAAACAAGGAAACAAGCTTGAATTATGAAGCACGACGTGCACTTGATTTTGAAGCTACAACACAGCAACTTAG TATTGACGATCAGTGTGGCAACGTAATTGAAGCTGAAGGAAGCCTGGGAAACATAGCTACATCTGATACATTTGATCACTTACTTCCACATCTGAAAAAACAACGAACAAAATCCTCATCATCCTCAAAG GAGAACTAG
- the LOC112325373 gene encoding replication protein A 70 kDa DNA-binding subunit C-like isoform X1, whose product MALPIKEIKTYHFYPSLRARACRVWISKFNGQPRSFNCVFVDNQGGAIQGLAKARDLPTFAATIIEGNHYEIKGFYTYENRAVNIVVAANNAIIDLKSNTKIAAIEPIQPYVPRYYFKFIDYANIITNSKGSRILTDVIGRLKALQPLEQVMVRGKMLENKREFMLENICGEELHITLWGDSAQDFDELALRNLPSPVIIAFAGFRVTEFKGKPNLNSTDASLWYFNPDIPECSTYKHFFAQLSVEIQQLPSSSNAVLSIEEQIKENRRTIHEILCMNPYEHKHLRFTCQALIVDFDFSNGWWYPSCPKCNKKLSWGENIYTCVDHDAITSLPVPWFRLECIVTDGEDVTNFLLFGKTAENFFGSSAYHYVYDKKFIDPSVIPPAMAAKLNKSMIFQLRFGAFGFTTNNRCEIIITNIFDDTTNKNIHPLETPLIEAKSSTTSKTSTPLSSTKQVLIGPCTPQNTITQLKIASSSLKTPSRNISLNKETSLNYEARRALDFEATTQQLSIDDQCGNVIEAEGSLGNIATSDTFDHLLPHLKKQRTKSSSSSKEN is encoded by the exons ATGGCTCTACCTATAAAAGAGATTAAAACATACCACTTCTACCCTTCATTACGAGCGAGGGCATGTCGTGTTTGGATTTCTAAATTTAATGGCCAGCCAAGaagttttaattgtgtttttgttgataatcag GGTGGAGCTATTCAAGGTTTAGCTAAAGCAAGGGATCTCCCAACATTTGCAGCAACAATTATTGAAGGAAATCACTATGAAATCAAAGGATTTTATACTTATGAAAACAGAGCAGTAAACATAGTAGTTGCTGCCAATAATGCTATAATTGATCTCAAATCTAACACAAAAATTGCAGCCATTGAACCTATTCAACCTTACGTTCCTAGATACTACTTCAAATTTATTGACTATGCAAATATTATCACCAATTCAAAAGGATCCAGAATTCTTACAG ATGTCATTGGAAGACTTAAAGCATTGCAACCACTCGAACAAGTTATGGTTCGTGGAAAGATGCTCGAAAATAAGAGAGAATTCATGCTTGAGAACATATG TGGAGAGGAGCTTCACATAACTCTTTGGGGCGATAGTGCCCAAGACTTTGATGAACTCGCTCTTCGCAACCTACCATCTCCAGTCATCATTGCGTTTGCTGGATTTCGTGTCACAGAATTTAAGG GAAAACCAAATCTTAACAGTACAGATGCCTCTCTTTGGTACTTCAATCCAGACATACCAGAATGTTCAACATATAAACATTT CTTTGCACAACTATCTGTTGAAATCCAACAACTCCCCTCATCCTCGAATGCTGTTTTATCGATAGAGgaacaaatcaaagaaaataggAGAACAATACATGAGATTCTTTGCATGAACCCTTATGAGCACaag CATTTGAGATTCACTTGTCAAGCTTTGAttgttgactttgatttttccaATGGCTGGTGGTATCCAAGCTGTccaaaatgcaacaaaaaactTAGTTGGGGCGAAAACATTTACACATGCGTGGATCATGATGCTATCACCTCTCTTCCAGTTCCATG GTTTCGCTTAGAATGCATTGTTACTGATGGAGAAGATGTCACTAATTTCCTTCTATTTGGGAAAACTGCTGAGAACTTTTTTGGATCATCAGCCTACCATTATGtctatgataaaaaatttattgatccTTCAGTTATTCCTCCTGCCATGGCAGCAAAGTTAAACAAAAGCATGATTTTTCAGCTTCGTTTTGGTGCTTTCGGATTCACCACCAACAACAGATGTGAAATTATCATTACTAATATCTTTGATGACACCACAAATAAGAACATCCATCCTCTAGAGACACCACTTATAGAAGCTAAATCATCTACTACATCCAAGACATCTACTCCATTAAGCTCTACAAAACAGGTTCTTATAGGTCCATGTACTCCACAAAATACAATCACACAACTCAAGATTGCTTCTAGTTCCTTGAAGACACCATCCCGGAACATATCGCTAAACAAGGAAACAAGCTTGAATTATGAAGCACGACGTGCACTTGATTTTGAAGCTACAACACAGCAACTTAG TATTGACGATCAGTGTGGCAACGTAATTGAAGCTGAAGGAAGCCTGGGAAACATAGCTACATCTGATACATTTGATCACTTACTTCCACATCTGAAAAAACAACGAACAAAATCCTCATCATCCTCAAAG GAGAACTAG